The Macaca nemestrina isolate mMacNem1 chromosome 12, mMacNem.hap1, whole genome shotgun sequence genome contains a region encoding:
- the LOC105468766 gene encoding serpin H1, with the protein MHSLLLLSAFCLLAVALTAEVKKPAAAAAPGTAEKLSPKAATLAERSAGLAFSLYQAMAKDQAVENILVSPVVVASSLGLVSLGGKATTASQAKAVLSAEQLRDEEVHTGLGELLRSLSNSTARNVTWKLGSRLYGPSSVSFADDFVRSSKQHYNCEHSKINFRDKRSALQSINEWAAQTTDGKLPEVTKDVERTDGALLVNAMFFKPHWDEKFHHKMVDNRGFMVTRSYTVGVMMMHRTGLYNYYDDEKEKLQIVEMPLAHKLSSLIILMPHHVEPLERLEKLLTKEQLKIWMGKMQKKAVAISLPKGVVEVTHDLQKHLAGLGLTEAIDKNKADLSRMSGKKDLYLASVFHATAFELDTDGNPFDQDIYGREELRSPKLFYADHPFIFLVRDTQSGSLLFIGRLVRPKGDKMRDEL; encoded by the exons ATGCACTCCCTCCTGCTCCTCAGCGCCTTCTGCCTTCTTGCGGTGGCTCTGACCGCCGAGGTGAAGAAACCTGCAGCTGCAGCAGCTCCTGGAACCGCAGAGAAGTTGAGTCCCAAGGCGGCCACGCTTGCTGAGCGCAGCGCCGGCCTGGCCTTCAGCCTGTACCAGGCCATGGCCAAGGACCAGGCAGTGGAGAACATCCTGGTGTCGCCCGTGGTGGTGGCCTCGTCGCTGGGGCTCGTGTCGCTGGGTGGCAAGGCGACCACGGCGTCGCAGGCCAAGGCAGTGCTGAGCGCTGAGCAGCTGCGCGACGAGGAGGTGCACACCGGCCTGGGCGAGCTGCTGCGCTCACTCAGCAACTCCACGGCGCGCAATGTGACGTGGAAGCTGGGCAGCCGCCTATACGGACCCAGCTCCGTGAGCTTCGCTGATGACTTCGTGCGCAGCAGCAAGCAGCACTACAACTGCGAGCACTCCAAGATCAACTTCCGTGACAAGCGCAGCGCGCTGCAGTCCATCAACGAGTGGGCTGCGCAGACCACAGACGGCAAGCTGCCCGAGGTCACCAAGGACGTGGAGCGCACGGACGGCGCCCTGCTAGTCAACGCCATGTTCTTCAAGC CACACTGGGATGAGAAATTCCACCACAAGATGGTGGACAACCGTGGCTTCATGGTGACTCGGTCCTATACCGTGGGTGTCATGATGATGCACCGGACAG GCCTCTACAACTACTATGACGACGAGAAGGAAAAGCTGCAAATCGTGGAGATGCCCCTGGCCCACAAGCTCTCCAGCCTCATCATCCTCATGCCCCATCACGTGGAGCCTCTTGAGCGCCTTGAAAAGCTGCTGACCAAAGAGCAGCTGAAGATCTGGATGGGGAAGATGCAGAAGAAGGCTGTCGCCATCTCCTTGCCCAAGGGTGTGGTGGAGGTGACCCATGACCTGCAG AAACATCTGGCTGGGCTGGGCCTGACTGAGGCCATTGACAAGAACAAGGCCGACTTGTCACGCATGTCAGGCAAGAAGGACCTGTACCTGGCCAGCGTATTCCACGCCACCGCCTTTGAGTTGGACACAGACGGCAACCCCTTTGACCAGGACATCTATGGGCGCGAGGAGCTGCGCAGTCCCAAGCTGTTCTACGCCGACCACCCCTTCATCTTCCTGGTGCGGGACACCCAGAGCGGCTCCCTGCTGTTCATTGGGCGCCTGGTCCGGCCTAAGGGTGACAAGATGCGAGACGAGTTATAG